Within the Siniperca chuatsi isolate FFG_IHB_CAS linkage group LG18, ASM2008510v1, whole genome shotgun sequence genome, the region CTTTATGTCTGCTTTATGTCTACTTTAGCTGCTTTGTGACGATGGTTACTCTGTTACGTGCTGAGGTCGGTGTTTTCCTGTGACACATGAACTGTGTGTGGTGCTGCACTCGAGCCTGTGAGAGGCTGCAGGatgttgtgatgtgtttgggTTTATTGTCACATCatattgttgttgctgattttgtggttttgtttgctGATGCTGTAGACTGTTCTCATAACCTGCATCTGCAGATACTGTCAGTTAATACTTAAAACTTCCACTGCAGAGCTGGAAAGTAACGTTTACTCAACGACGGTACTTCAGTTCAGTTGTGAGGTGCTTGTTCTTGACTTGAGTAACTGAATCTTATACTTCTTTATACTTCCACTGCACTAggtttatctgacagctggagttagcGGTTACTCTGCAGatgaagattttacaaacaGATCATGTCATTATCTTATaaaatgtgttgctgtgttacagattaaactccacctccaccagctacaacattaaaatgttgttcaCATGTTattgcatcaataataatataatacagtgcaaattaaattaaaattattgtaATGCACACTTTGATAGCAGCCATTCTGCCTAATAAATTCTTTCTCTTTGGatactttaagcacattttgctgataatactgatATAAAAGGTTGagtgcagtttttgtttttgtatttttcgtGTGCTATTTCTACAGCAAATGATTGCTGCTTGGACTCAGTTGTTATGTTTGTAATGAAATATGAAACGACTTCATCCTgactcagtgtttgtgtttgtcagaaCCTTCAAAATAATGGATGATGACAACAACCGCTCGCTGGACCTGAAGGAGTTTCTGAAGGGCTTGAACGACTACGGGATCCTGATTGAGAAACAAGAGGCCACGGCTCTGTTTCAGCACTTCGACCGCGACGGGAGCGGGACCATCGACTTCGACGAGTTTCTCATCACCCTGAGGGTAAAGATACAGACTGGTTACTGTGCAGCTGGGGATCACTTCATGTTCCTTAACTTCCATGATCTGTTGCAGCCGCAGATGTCTAAGGCCAGGAAGGAGGTGGTCATGGAGGCGTTTCGGAAGCTGGATAAGACAGGTGACGGGGTGATCACCATCGAAGACCTGCAGGGGGTTTATAACGCCAAGTACCACCCCAAGTATCAGAACGGGGAGTGGACAGAGGATCAAGTCTTCAGGAAATTCTTAGACAACTTTGACTCTCCGTATGACAAAGATGGAAAGGTAAGAAACACTGGATGTTTTGTCTCCTCAGGTGGTTTAAGTGGTAAGTTTCTGTGTCTGAAGGTCAGTAAATGTGTCAGTTTCTCACAGATCTGTTACGTCTAAAGAGAACATTTACACTTGGATATTTTCTGTCCCTTAAAGAAGTTGTAATCATTGAGATCAATGTATATTCATGCTGGTATTACTCTCTGAAGGTGACCCAGGAGGAATTTATGAATTATTATGCTGGTGTGAGTGCGTCCATCGATACAGATGTCTACTTTATAGTGATGATGAGAAATGCCTGGAAACTCTGACTTAGCGTCGTCCTGGTAAACGAGCTCATGGTTCGGGTGGTGGGAGGAGGGCGGCAAAGGTTTCCATTTCTATTTTAGAAAAGTCTGTCATTTCATTTTCCCCACGGAGTCTGCTCACTATTTAATCTGGAAACATTCTGCAGAGTATGTTGTATGGTTTCTATTTCTAAAATGTACcacaaagagaagaagacatTCATTATGTCCAAATGAAGTAATAATTGGACTCAAAGCACCATACAAGATACAAACGTCAGCAGGACAGTAGTTTGGTGGCagatgtttctgtctgttcagTGACTTTAATGCAGCAGGTTGATTGACTCTGGCTTTTCACTGTAGTTCA harbors:
- the capslb gene encoding calcyphosine-like b isoform X3, producing the protein MAGTSRHDREMAMNAKRRLSECSDPVERLRLQCLARGSSGIKGLGRTFKIMDDDNNRSLDLKEFLKGLNDYGILIEKQEATALFQHFDRDGSGTIDFDEFLITLRPQMSKARKEVVMEAFRKLDKTGDGVITIEDLQGVYNAKYHPKYQNGEWTEDQVFRKFLDNFDSPYDKDGKVTKEEFVNYYSGVSASIDSDVYFILMMKNAWKL
- the capslb gene encoding calcyphosine-like b isoform X2: MMAGTSRHDREMAMNAKRRLSECSDPVERLRLQCLARGSSGIKGLGRTFKIMDDDNNRSLDLKEFLKGLNDYGILIEKQEATALFQHFDRDGSGTIDFDEFLITLRPQMSKARKEVVMEAFRKLDKTGDGVITIEDLQGVYNAKYHPKYQNGEWTEDQVFRKFLDNFDSPYDKDGKVTKEEFVNYYSGVSASIDSDVYFILMMKNAWKL
- the capslb gene encoding calcyphosine-like b isoform X1; translated protein: MAGTSRHDREMAMNAKRRLSECSDPVERLRLQCLARGSSGIKGLGRTFKIMDDDNNRSLDLKEFLKGLNDYGILIEKQEATALFQHFDRDGSGTIDFDEFLITLRPQMSKARKEVVMEAFRKLDKTGDGVITIEDLQGVYNAKYHPKYQNGEWTEDQVFRKFLDNFDSPYDKDGKVTQEEFMNYYAGVSASIDTDVYFIVMMRNAWKL